In one Pseudomonas hydrolytica genomic region, the following are encoded:
- a CDS encoding MdtA/MuxA family multidrug efflux RND transporter periplasmic adaptor subunit, with product MSNASATSATTSRQWLIGLTLLAVLFLLLWWFWPSKPQSQPTGRGRFGDMGPVPVRLAEVEQGNFAIELKALGTVTAYNTVNVRSRVEGELVKVLFEEGQQVKAGDLLAVIDPRPYQVALQQAQGALQENQALLKNAELDLQRYKGLFAEDSIAKQTLDTQQALVNQYRGSLQSNQADVATAKLNLDFTQIRAPISGRLGLRQLDVGNLVSGGDTTPLVVITQTDPIAVIFTIPEGDLPAVLQRRRDGVTLAVEAWDRGERLKLAEGVLQSLDNQIDTATGTVKLKARFDNAEQMLFPNQFVNVRLRVETREAATIIPSAAVQFGTRGTFVYVVDSDSKVSIRQVTIAASDAERSLVAGGVQPGERLVLEGTDRLRDGSEVEVVDPDLVQSPDGAANEPDALQGKRDGAARNDA from the coding sequence ATGTCCAACGCCTCTGCGACCTCCGCCACTACCTCCCGCCAATGGCTGATCGGCCTGACTCTGCTGGCCGTGCTGTTTCTGCTGCTCTGGTGGTTCTGGCCGAGCAAGCCGCAATCCCAGCCCACGGGGCGCGGTCGCTTCGGCGACATGGGCCCGGTACCGGTGCGCCTGGCCGAGGTGGAGCAGGGCAATTTCGCCATCGAACTCAAGGCGCTCGGCACGGTGACCGCCTACAACACCGTCAACGTGCGCTCGCGAGTGGAGGGCGAATTGGTCAAGGTGCTGTTCGAGGAAGGCCAGCAGGTCAAGGCCGGCGACCTGCTCGCGGTGATCGACCCGCGCCCCTATCAGGTGGCGCTGCAGCAGGCGCAGGGCGCATTGCAGGAGAACCAGGCGCTGCTGAAGAACGCCGAGCTGGACCTGCAGCGCTACAAGGGGCTGTTCGCCGAAGACAGCATCGCCAAGCAGACCCTGGATACCCAGCAGGCGCTGGTCAACCAGTACCGCGGCAGCCTGCAGAGCAATCAGGCGGATGTCGCCACCGCCAAGCTCAATCTGGATTTCACCCAGATTCGTGCGCCGATCTCCGGTCGTCTCGGTCTGCGGCAGCTGGATGTCGGCAACCTGGTCAGCGGCGGCGATACCACGCCGCTGGTGGTGATCACCCAGACCGACCCGATTGCGGTGATCTTCACCATCCCCGAGGGCGATCTGCCGGCGGTGCTGCAAAGACGCCGCGACGGCGTGACCCTGGCCGTCGAAGCCTGGGACCGCGGCGAGCGGTTGAAGCTGGCCGAGGGCGTGCTGCAGAGCCTGGACAATCAGATCGATACCGCCACCGGCACGGTCAAGCTCAAGGCGCGTTTCGACAATGCCGAGCAGATGCTGTTTCCCAACCAGTTCGTCAATGTGCGCCTGCGCGTGGAAACCCGCGAAGCGGCCACCATCATTCCGTCGGCTGCCGTGCAGTTCGGCACCCGTGGCACCTTCGTCTACGTCGTCGACAGCGATAGCAAGGTGAGCATCCGCCAGGTCACCATCGCGGCCAGCGACGCCGAGCGCAGCCTGGTGGCCGGCGGCGTGCAGCCTGGCGAACGGCTGGTGCTGGAGGGCACCGACCGCCTGCGCGACGGCAGCGAGGTGGAAGTGGTCGACCCGGACCTGGTGCAGAGCCCCGACGGCGCGGCCAATGAGCCGGACGCCCTCCAGGGCAAGCGCGACGGCGCAGCACGGAACGACGCATGA